In Phoenix dactylifera cultivar Barhee BC4 chromosome 11, palm_55x_up_171113_PBpolish2nd_filt_p, whole genome shotgun sequence, the following are encoded in one genomic region:
- the LOC120112585 gene encoding uncharacterized protein LOC120112585 — protein MELLEMPLVLRLQSLPAAAAGGGSLWACLAVLAAALGLWRIRAVGSRAEASLPPPTPPPKLGPAEPAQAPAPAPAPAPPQCHVEDISTPKARFTAYYDSCDRLDVEDDGDDEAEVDSGREVDGVSDGRAPLTAPWEGFGWEGLMVRRRGDLGWYRYQDLTALNGSVVRLWDGNGVLTATSRRTSLIGS, from the coding sequence ATGGAACTCCTGGAAATGCCCCTGGTGCTCCGCCTCCAGTCcctccccgccgccgccgccggcggcggcTCCCTTTGGGCCTGCCTCGCCGTTCTCGCGGCCGCCCTCGGCCTCTGGCGCATCCGCGCAGTCGGATCCCGAGCTGAGgcttctctcccccctcccaCCCCACCTCCCAAGCTCGGCCCCGCCGAGCCGGCCCAAGCCCCGGCACCCGCTCCGGCTCCGGCACCCCCGCAGTGCCACGTGGAGGACATCAGCACGCCGAAAGCCCGGTTCACGGCATACTACGACTCCTGCGACCGGCTCGACGTGGAGGATGACGGCGACGACGAGGCGGAGGTGGATAGCGGTCGAGAGGTAGACGGCGTCAGTGACGGTAGAGCTCCTTTGACGGCGCCGTGGGAGGGATTTGGATGGGAGGGGTTGATGGTTAGGAGGAGAGGGGACCTGGGGTGGTACCGTTACCAGGACCTCACGGCGCTTAACGGCAGCGTCGTCAGGCTGTGGGACGGCAACGGCGTTCTGACAGCGACGTCACGGAGGACGTCATTGATAGGATCGTAG
- the LOC103703412 gene encoding pectinesterase inhibitor 3-like has translation MATLLPHHHLLLLLSLAVAAFSAATPPSSLVISACAHARYPSLCVSTLVPTSPRSPTDLARAATAAAHSASCNASSAVRSIPLPAATPRGRAALRDCASLLSNAAGQLARAEAELRRLRPDTLRGQLDNAQTWASAAMTCQDTCLDSFRGIAGPTRDAVAGRVVQLSQLTSNALYLIARLASPQGRGR, from the coding sequence atggccaccctcctcccccaccaccaccttctccttctcctctctctcgccGTCGCCGCCTTCTCCGCCGCCACCCCTCCGTCCTCCCTCGTCATCTCCGCCTGCGCCCACGCCCGCTACCCCTCCCTCTGCGTCAGCACCCTCGTCCCCACCTCCCCCCGCTCCCCCACCGACCTCGCCCGCGctgccaccgccgccgcccacTCCGCCTCCTGCAACGCCTCCTCCGCCGTCCGCAGCATCCCCCTCCCGGCCGCCACCCCCCGCGGCCGCGCCGCCCTCCGCGACTGCGCCTCCCTCCTCTCCAACGCCGCCGGCCAGCTGGCCCGCGCGGAGGCCGagctccgccgcctccgcccCGACACGCTCCGGGGGCAGCTGGACAACGCCCAGACCTGGGCCAGCGCCGCCATGACCTGCCAGGACACGTGTCTCGACTCCTTTCGTGGGATTGCGGGGCCCACCCGGGATGCCGTCGCCGGCCGGGTGGTCCAGCTCTCCCAGCTGACCAGCAACGCGCTCTACCTCATTGCTCGCCTCGCCTCCCCCCAGGGCCGGGGCCGTTGA
- the LOC103703313 gene encoding 3-oxoacyl-[acyl-carrier-protein] synthase II, chloroplastic-like isoform X1 has product MAGYSVAAPLCTWLVAACVTVPRGKEGTLAAPAAGEARLRSRSARRRRAAALRLDARDSSRGLMSALCGSGIQGLMSSCLAFEPCPEFYGSKGASSFFGEGGFSLFGPWKAETTRRQRRAGRASCVSGKAMAVAVQPAKEIAEKKRIHTKKRRVVVTGMGVVTPLGDNPDVFYNNLLEGVSGISQIETFDCTNYPTRIAGEIKSFSTDGLVAPKLSKRMDKFMLYLLIAGKKALADGAVTEEVMSQFDKAKCGVLIGSAMGGMKVFNDAIEALRVSYKKMNPFCVPFATTNMGSAILAMDLGWMGPNYSISTACATSNFCILNAANHIIRGEADVMLCGGSDAAIIPIGLGGFVACRALSQRNSDPTKASRPWDVDRDGFVMGEGAGVLLLEELEHAKQRGANIYAEFLGGSFTCDAYHMTEPHPEGAGIALCIENALVQAGVAKEDVNYVNAHATSTPVGDLKEYQAIVRCFGQNPELRVNSTKSMIGHLLGASGAVEAVAAIQAIRTGWVHPNINLENPEKSVDMNVLVGSRRERLDVKVALSNSFGFGGHNSSILFAPYK; this is encoded by the exons ATGGCGGGATACTCGGTGGCGGCGCCGCTATGCACGTGGTTGGTGGCGGCGTGCGTGACGGTGCCGCGCGGAAAGGAGGGGACTTTGGCGGCGCCGGCGGCCGGGGAGGCGAGGCTGCGGAGCCGGTCAGCGAGGAGGCGGAGGGCGGCGGCGCTCCGCCTCGACGCCCGGGATTCCTCCAGGGGGCTGATGTCGGCGCTTTGTGGATCGGGGATCCAGGGGCTGATGAGCTCCTGCCTCGCCTTCGAGCCCTGCCCGGAGTTCTACGGCTCTAAGGGTGCGTCGTCGTTCTTCGGAGAGGGTGGCTTCTCCCTATTTGGGCCGTGGAAGGCGGAGACTACGAGAAGGCAGCGAAGGGCCGGGCGCGCCTCTTGCGTCTCAG GCAAAGCAATGGCAGTAGCTGTGCAGCCTGCTAAGGAAATTGCAGAAAAGAAGAGAATCCATACAAAGAAGAGGAGGGTGGTTGTGACAGGGATGGGTGTGGTGACTCCACTGGGCGATAATCCTGATGTCTTCTACAATAACCTTCTTGAGGGTGTCAGTGGTATAAGTCAAATTGAAACATTTGACTGTACAAACTATCCAACA AGAATTGCAGGAGAAATTAAATCTTTCTCAACAGATGGATTGGTGGCACCTAAATTATCTAAACGAATGGACAAATTCATGCTCTATTTACTTATTGCTGGAAAGAAAGCTTTAGCCGATGGTGCGGTTACAGAAGAGGTTATGAGTCAGTTTGACAAGGCAAAATGCGGAGTGCTCATAGGCTCTGCAATGGGTGGAATGAAG gtTTTTAATGATGCCATCGAAGCTTTAAGGGTCTCATACAAGAAGATGAATCCATTTTGTGTTCCATTTGCAACGACAAACATGGGTTCTGCAATCCTTGCTATGGATCTG GGTTGGATGGGCCCAAATTACTCTATTTCAACTGCTTGTGCTACAAGCAATTTCTGTATCCTGAATGCAGCAAACCATATAATAAGAGGGGAAGCT GATGTGATGCTTTGTGGTGGATCAGATGCTGCAATTATACCCATTG GATTGGGAGGTTTTGTTGCTTGCAGAGCACTTTCGCAGAGAAATAGTGATCCGACTAAAGCATCACGGCCTTGGGATGTT GATCGTGATGGATTTGTGATGGGTGAAGGGGCTGGTGTGCTTCTACTGGAAGAATTAGAGCATGCTAAG CAAAGAGGAGCAAATATCTATGCTGAATTTCTTGGAGGAAGCTTCACGTGTGATGCTTACCACATGACTGAGCCACATCCTGAGG GGGCAGGCATTGCTCTTTGCATTGAGAATGCATTAGTACAAGCAGGGGTAGCCAAAGAAGATGTTAATTATGTAAATGCTCATGCAACTTCAACACCTGTTGGTGATCTAAAAGAGTATCAAGCTATCGTTCGTTGTTTTGGCCAGAATCCTGAG CTGAGAGTGAACTCTACGAAATCCATGATTGGTCACCTACTAGGAGCTTCTGGTGCGGTGGAAGCTGTTGCTGCAATTCAG GCAATTCGAACAGGGTGGGTCCATCCAAATATCAATCTTGAAAACCCAGAAAAAAGTGTG GATATGAATGTGCTGGTGGGCTCAAGAAGGGAAAGGTTGGACGTGAAGGTGGCACTATCAAACTCATTCGGTTTTGGTGGCCACAACTCGTCTATCTTGTTTGCACCTTACAAATAG
- the LOC103703313 gene encoding 3-oxoacyl-[acyl-carrier-protein] synthase II, chloroplastic-like isoform X2 has protein sequence MAGYSVAAPLCTWLVAACVTVPRGKEGTLAAPAAGEARLRSRSARRRRAAALRLDARDSSRGLMSALCGSGIQGLMSSCLAFEPCPEFYGSKGASSFFGEGGFSLFGPWKAETTRRQRRAGRASCVSGKAMAVAVQPAKEIAEKKRIHTKKRRVVVTGMGVVTPLGDNPDVFYNNLLEGVSGISQIETFDCTNYPTRIAGEIKSFSTDGLVAPKLSKRMDKFMLYLLIAGKKALADGAVTEEVMSQFDKAKCGVLIGSAMGGMKVFNDAIEALRVSYKKMNPFCVPFATTNMGSAILAMDLGWMGPNYSISTACATSNFCILNAANHIIRGEADVMLCGGSDAAIIPIGLGGFVACRALSQRNSDPTKASRPWDVDRDGFVMGEGAGVLLLEELEHAKQRGANIYAEFLGGSFTCDAYHMTEPHPEGIALCIENALVQAGVAKEDVNYVNAHATSTPVGDLKEYQAIVRCFGQNPELRVNSTKSMIGHLLGASGAVEAVAAIQAIRTGWVHPNINLENPEKSVDMNVLVGSRRERLDVKVALSNSFGFGGHNSSILFAPYK, from the exons ATGGCGGGATACTCGGTGGCGGCGCCGCTATGCACGTGGTTGGTGGCGGCGTGCGTGACGGTGCCGCGCGGAAAGGAGGGGACTTTGGCGGCGCCGGCGGCCGGGGAGGCGAGGCTGCGGAGCCGGTCAGCGAGGAGGCGGAGGGCGGCGGCGCTCCGCCTCGACGCCCGGGATTCCTCCAGGGGGCTGATGTCGGCGCTTTGTGGATCGGGGATCCAGGGGCTGATGAGCTCCTGCCTCGCCTTCGAGCCCTGCCCGGAGTTCTACGGCTCTAAGGGTGCGTCGTCGTTCTTCGGAGAGGGTGGCTTCTCCCTATTTGGGCCGTGGAAGGCGGAGACTACGAGAAGGCAGCGAAGGGCCGGGCGCGCCTCTTGCGTCTCAG GCAAAGCAATGGCAGTAGCTGTGCAGCCTGCTAAGGAAATTGCAGAAAAGAAGAGAATCCATACAAAGAAGAGGAGGGTGGTTGTGACAGGGATGGGTGTGGTGACTCCACTGGGCGATAATCCTGATGTCTTCTACAATAACCTTCTTGAGGGTGTCAGTGGTATAAGTCAAATTGAAACATTTGACTGTACAAACTATCCAACA AGAATTGCAGGAGAAATTAAATCTTTCTCAACAGATGGATTGGTGGCACCTAAATTATCTAAACGAATGGACAAATTCATGCTCTATTTACTTATTGCTGGAAAGAAAGCTTTAGCCGATGGTGCGGTTACAGAAGAGGTTATGAGTCAGTTTGACAAGGCAAAATGCGGAGTGCTCATAGGCTCTGCAATGGGTGGAATGAAG gtTTTTAATGATGCCATCGAAGCTTTAAGGGTCTCATACAAGAAGATGAATCCATTTTGTGTTCCATTTGCAACGACAAACATGGGTTCTGCAATCCTTGCTATGGATCTG GGTTGGATGGGCCCAAATTACTCTATTTCAACTGCTTGTGCTACAAGCAATTTCTGTATCCTGAATGCAGCAAACCATATAATAAGAGGGGAAGCT GATGTGATGCTTTGTGGTGGATCAGATGCTGCAATTATACCCATTG GATTGGGAGGTTTTGTTGCTTGCAGAGCACTTTCGCAGAGAAATAGTGATCCGACTAAAGCATCACGGCCTTGGGATGTT GATCGTGATGGATTTGTGATGGGTGAAGGGGCTGGTGTGCTTCTACTGGAAGAATTAGAGCATGCTAAG CAAAGAGGAGCAAATATCTATGCTGAATTTCTTGGAGGAAGCTTCACGTGTGATGCTTACCACATGACTGAGCCACATCCTGAGG GCATTGCTCTTTGCATTGAGAATGCATTAGTACAAGCAGGGGTAGCCAAAGAAGATGTTAATTATGTAAATGCTCATGCAACTTCAACACCTGTTGGTGATCTAAAAGAGTATCAAGCTATCGTTCGTTGTTTTGGCCAGAATCCTGAG CTGAGAGTGAACTCTACGAAATCCATGATTGGTCACCTACTAGGAGCTTCTGGTGCGGTGGAAGCTGTTGCTGCAATTCAG GCAATTCGAACAGGGTGGGTCCATCCAAATATCAATCTTGAAAACCCAGAAAAAAGTGTG GATATGAATGTGCTGGTGGGCTCAAGAAGGGAAAGGTTGGACGTGAAGGTGGCACTATCAAACTCATTCGGTTTTGGTGGCCACAACTCGTCTATCTTGTTTGCACCTTACAAATAG
- the LOC103703314 gene encoding protein FAR1-RELATED SEQUENCE 6-like, whose amino-acid sequence MGRRPAPAQPDGKVDNTRPKTKKKSRRKAISIPDPPPAGDEPGSSREIIAPKTGMKFKTLEELCEFYNRYAQHLGFATKIKGSSRNRAYIQIMCWKGRKRDIRRTDALAPRPTLYTSCPALLKVRLCRFDGMYHLKEVVLDHNHELNPLRMHFYRDENMVGAGVKKREAHVAVVREDSLAMVEREWMSSVDEIQWLKLEKEDAEALHQFFRRKQANNSNFFYLIDIDGEGHLKNVFWADGRSRAAYRYFGDVILLDTSCLRSKHNVPLATFIGINHHGQPLLMGCGLLSNENTRTYIWLFRAWLSCMSGKSPNAIITDQGKAIQEAVAQVFPGCPHRQCLWQIMKRIPNKLEGCAEYKEIKKAFKKTVYDSLSAHEFEQEWRKMIEKHNLVYNEWLRLLYQDRYHWAPIFVKDKFWAGLSTTQRGENMDFFFEGHLESNTSLKQFLDEYEMAMESKYETEALADFESFHKVPPVFTQFYMEEQLSKIYTIDIFVKFQDEVKALVYCHPSLIRKDGLMYIFEVRERIRGKEGKMMEQKNYEVMFNPNDQEAQCICHSFQYRGILCRHVLSVFNFQDIDEIPSWYIVERWKKDFKGVHPVVCPPYEMVANGPMERYENLYKHCLKLAEVGTITDDKYQFVLKIVNEAMEKLLVDNFTCKGKQVKIVMTEPTIDCNTVDSSAINDNDDMGKEIEEIRDPKEARKKGRKKRKESAETLNSNKEKEQVNQTNAPVFLHPPLHLNFQHPFANPSWAQWNFQHMNQVQPSNLIYYAAAPVNHPQFGLFLNKDQLGDPRFTNSSGIPWSSQQILEKTQNPVALPGPKKKKKRKNDVVELSP is encoded by the exons GCGGGGGATGAACCAGGCAGCAGCAGAGAAATCATAGCTCCCAAGACTGGAATGAAGTTTAAAACCTTAGAAGAGCTCTGTGAATTCTATAACCGGTATGCCCAGCATCTCGGATTTGCCACGAAGATTAAAGGGTCGAGCAGGAATCGTGCATATATACAGATCATGTGTTGGAAGGGCCGCAAGAGGGATATAAGGAGGACCGATGCGCTTGCACCAAGACCAACTCTATATACTAGTTGCCCGGCATTGCTCAAAGTGCGTCTGTGCCGCTTTGACGGCATGTACCACCTTAAAGAAGTTGTTCTTGACCACAACCATGAACTCAATCCACTCCGAATGCACTTCTACAGGGATGAGAATATGGTCGGGGCTGGTGTGAAGAAGCGTGAAGCACATGTTGCTGTGGTGAGGGAAGATAGCTTAGCTATGGTTGAGAGGGAGTGGATGAGCTCTGTTGATGAGATACAATGGTTGAAGCTTGAGAAAGAGGATGCTGAAGCTCTCCATCAGTTCTTCCGCCGCAAGCAGGCTAACAATTCAAACTTTTTCTATCTGATCGATATAGATGGGGAGGGCCATCTGAAAAATGTTTTCTGGGCTGACGGCAGATCAAGAGCAGCATATCGGTACTTTGGTGATGTGATCTTATTGGACACATCTTGCTTGAGAAGCAAGCATAATGTGCCTTTAGCCACATTCATTGGAATAAACCATCATGGTCAGCCACTGCTAATGGGTTGTGGCTTGCTTTCAAATGAGAACACAAGAACCTATATATGGTTGTTTCGGGCGTGGCTATCATGTATGTCAGGGAAATCTCCAAATGCCATAATCACTGACCAGGGCAAAGCCATACAAGAAGCAGTTGCTCAGGTTTTCCCAGGTTGCCCTCATCGTCAATGCCTGTGGCAGATTATGAAAAGGATTCCCAACAAATTGGAAGGATGTGCGGAatataaagaaataaagaaggcATTTAAGAAAACTGTGTATGACTCTTTAAGTGCTCATGAGTTTGAACAAGAATGGAGAAAAATGATTGAGAAACATAATCTTGTATACAATGAATGGCTCAGGTTGTTATATCAGGATCGGTATCATTGGGCTCCTATTTTTGTGAAAGATAAATTTTGGGCGGGGCTGTCCACTACCCAACGTGGTGAGAATATGGATTTCTTCTTTGAGGGGCACTTAGAGTCAAATACTTCTTTAAAGCAGTTTCTTGACGAGTATGAGATGGCTATGGAGAGTAAATACGAAACTGAAGCTCTAGCAGATTTTGAATCATTCCATAAGGTCCCACCAGTGTTCACCCAATTCTACATGGAGGAGCAGCTTTCAAAAATTTATACAATTGACATATTTGTAAAGTTTCAGGATGAGGTGAAGGCCTTAGTATACTGTCACCCTTCACTAATTAGGAAAGATGGTTTGATGTATATTTTTGAAGTTAGAGAACGTATAAGAGGGAAAGAAGGTAAAATGATGGAGCAAAAAAATTATGAAGTTATGTTTAATCCAAATGACCAGGAGGCGCAATGCATTTGCCATTCTTTTCAGTACAGAGGCATTTTATGTAGGCATGTGTTATCTGTGTTTAACTTTCAAGATATTGATGAGATCCCATCATGGTACATTGTTGAACGTTGGAAAAAGGACTTTAAGGGTGTGCATCCTGTGGTTTGTCCTCCTTATGAAATGGTAGCCAATGGGCCAATGGAGCGTTATGAAAATCTGTACAAGCATTGCCTCAAACTTGCCGAGGTAGGGACCATAACTGATGATAAATATCAGTTTGTGCTAAAAATAGTAAATGAGGCAATGGAGAAGCTTCTCGTGGACAATTTCACTTGCAAAGGTAAGCAGGTTAAGATTGTGATGACAGAACCTACTATAGATTGCAATACTGTTGATAGCTCTGCAATAAATGACAATGATGATATGGGTAAAGAGATTGAGGAAATTCGTgatcctaaggaagcaagaaagaagggacggaaaaagaggaaagaatCTGCAGAGACATTAAACAGCAACAAAGAAAAG GAACAAGTTAACCAGACAAATGCACCAGTTTTTCTCCATCCTCCACTGCATTTGAACTTCCAACATCCGTTTGCCAATCCATCATGGGCACAGTGGAACTTTCAGCACATGAACCAGGTTCAGCCATCTAACTTAATTTACTATGCCGCGGCACCAGTGAACCACCCACAGTTTGGTCTCTTCCTAAATAAG GATCAACTTGGTGATCCAAGATTTACCAACAGTTCAGGGATTCCATGGAGCTCTCAGCAAATACTAGag AAAACTCAAAACCCAGTGGCACTTCCCGGtcccaagaaaaagaagaagagaaagaatgaTGTTGTAGAACTGTCACCTTGA